One Saccharopolyspora erythraea NRRL 2338 genomic region harbors:
- a CDS encoding GntR family transcriptional regulator: MSAVVNSPYGGSNAGQSQAERAYLTLRDLILTLRLPPGSPVQEEPLTKELGIGRTPFREAVKRLESESLIAIYPRRGSFVTEVNITDHALIADVRRRLEGHAAWRAAERATDADRAELEQLCELVADVSNEQAPIMAVDTRVHRTIHRCTHNRYLENTLGQYYNLALRIWCLFFDRLPDVTDHVGEHAELLKAVIAGDAERAEQIAVAHVDHFEHAIRDVI, translated from the coding sequence ATGTCCGCCGTGGTCAATTCCCCGTACGGGGGCAGCAACGCCGGCCAGTCCCAGGCCGAGCGCGCCTACCTGACGCTGCGCGACCTGATCCTGACCCTGCGGCTGCCGCCGGGCTCCCCGGTCCAGGAGGAGCCGCTGACCAAGGAGCTCGGCATCGGCCGGACCCCGTTCCGGGAGGCGGTGAAGCGTCTGGAGTCGGAGTCGCTGATCGCGATCTACCCGCGCCGGGGCAGCTTCGTCACCGAGGTCAACATCACCGACCACGCGCTGATCGCCGACGTCCGCCGCAGGCTGGAGGGGCACGCGGCGTGGCGGGCCGCCGAGCGCGCGACCGACGCCGACCGCGCCGAGCTCGAGCAGCTCTGCGAGCTGGTCGCCGACGTCTCCAACGAGCAGGCGCCGATCATGGCCGTCGACACGCGGGTGCACCGCACGATCCACCGCTGCACCCACAACCGGTACCTGGAGAACACCCTCGGCCAGTACTACAACCTGGCGCTGCGGATCTGGTGCCTGTTCTTCGACCGGCTGCCCGACGTCACCGACCACGTCGGCGAGCACGCCGAGCTGCTCAAGGCCGTCATCGCGGGCGACGCCGAGCGCGCCGAGCAGATCGCGGTGGCCCACGTCGACCACTTCGAGCACGCCATCCGCGACGTGATCTGA
- a CDS encoding UBP-type zinc finger domain-containing protein: MAASCEHLVSADARKPTPSSPDGCEECLAEDRHDWTHLRICTECGHVGCCDSSPMRHATAHYHRTSHPVVRSFEPGESWQWCYVDERIG, encoded by the coding sequence ATGGCAGCGAGTTGTGAGCACCTGGTGTCGGCCGATGCGCGCAAGCCGACACCGAGCAGCCCGGACGGCTGCGAGGAGTGCCTGGCCGAGGACCGCCACGACTGGACGCACCTGCGGATCTGCACCGAGTGCGGGCACGTGGGTTGCTGCGACTCCAGTCCGATGCGCCACGCCACCGCGCACTACCACCGCACCAGCCACCCGGTGGTGCGCTCGTTCGAGCCGGGGGAGTCCTGGCAGTGGTGCTACGTGGACGAACGGATCGGCTAG
- a CDS encoding sarcosine oxidase subunit gamma produces the protein MTVVSRVDPGTAVLALRRSPLASRAAELAARSADGPRGVALAEEPFHTQVNLRVHPGSPAVARVEHALEVALPHRTPNRVAGDERTAVLWLGPDEWLIHAPDGHADRIVEALRRALADSLGSAVDVSANRTTLRLSGPMAREVLEKVCSLDLHPRAFGPGQCAQTLLGRTQAVLWQVGAEPAYRLLVRCSFADYLADLLLDAMAEYTGR, from the coding sequence GTGACGGTCGTCAGCCGAGTTGATCCCGGCACCGCGGTGCTCGCGCTGCGGCGCAGCCCGCTCGCGTCCAGGGCCGCCGAGCTCGCGGCGCGCAGCGCGGACGGCCCACGCGGGGTCGCGCTCGCCGAGGAGCCTTTCCACACGCAGGTGAACCTGCGAGTGCATCCCGGCAGCCCGGCCGTGGCGCGCGTCGAGCACGCGCTGGAGGTCGCGCTGCCGCACCGCACACCGAACCGCGTCGCGGGCGACGAGCGGACCGCCGTGCTGTGGCTCGGACCCGACGAGTGGCTGATCCACGCACCAGACGGGCACGCCGACCGTATCGTCGAGGCCCTGCGCAGGGCGCTCGCCGACTCGCTCGGGTCCGCTGTGGACGTCTCGGCGAACCGGACGACGCTGCGGCTGTCGGGTCCGATGGCGCGCGAGGTGCTGGAGAAGGTGTGCTCGCTGGACCTGCACCCGCGCGCCTTCGGCCCCGGCCAGTGCGCGCAGACGCTGCTCGGCCGCACCCAGGCCGTGCTGTGGCAGGTCGGCGCCGAGCCCGCCTACCGGCTGCTGGTGCGGTGCTCGTTCGCCGACTACCTGGCGGACCTGCTGCTCGACGCGATGGCCGAGTACACCGGCCGGTAG
- a CDS encoding 2Fe-2S iron-sulfur cluster-binding protein, translating to MSRLPTGGRVDRGRTLRFTFDGEQYTGHPGDTLASALLAAGRIEAGPSVHRGRPRGVLTAGTTEPNAMVQVVGDCPEPMLPATAVELVDGLAAESLSGVGWLGSAPDSAVHDKKYVHADVVVVGAGPAGIAAALAAGRSGARVVLVEQDRALGGALLDGGERVDGRPASEWINRAVREFVEMPEVRVLTRATAVGLHDQNYLLVAERRERDSVRARLWHIRAGRVVLATGAHERPMVFADNDRPGIMLASAVRTYLNRFAVLPGTEAVVCTTSDSAYLTALDLVAAGARVHALVDTRPSPPPRLAARVREAGVDVHPGSAVVGTTGDRRLASARVAGIDESGAITGGVREIACDLLAVCGGWSPAVHLHGQAGGKLRWDRIVAGFVPDGGVAGSKVIGAARGTYDLAGCLAQGFAAGAEAATAGGFRVAAPPVPPVDGDRPATAPRPLWIVPGETGDPSSWRNHFVDLQRDSTVADVWRSVGAGMRSVEHVKRYTTIGTGSDQGATSSVNAIGVLAEALSSGSPGAVGTTTFRPPANPVSFAVLAGRDRGALHDPVRTTPMHSWHVRAGAVFEDVGQWKRARYYPLDGEDMDTAVERECRAARGGVAMMDATTLGKIEIAGPDAATFLNRVYTNAFAKLPVGKARYGMMCGADGMVLDDGVSLRLAEDRYLMTTTTGNAAKVMDWLEEWLQTEWPHLAVHCTSVTEQWATIAVAGPDSRTVVGRMAPALDVSAEAFGFMEFRETVLHNGIPARICRISFSGELAYEINVASWYGLAVWEAVAEAGADLDITPYGTETMHVLRAEKGFVIVGQDTDGTVTPHDLGMDWVVSKRKDFVGRRSFARPDTAREDRKQLVGLLPVDPAERLPEGAQLVAPGAPAEPPVPMLGHVTSSYRSAALGRTFALALVADGRRRIGEVLHAPVGDRTIAAVVTRPVFYDEGGARRDGRQPS from the coding sequence ATGAGCCGCCTGCCCACCGGAGGCCGCGTGGACCGCGGCCGGACGCTGCGCTTCACCTTCGACGGCGAGCAGTACACCGGCCATCCCGGTGACACGCTGGCCTCGGCGCTGCTGGCCGCCGGGCGGATCGAGGCCGGGCCGTCGGTCCACCGCGGCAGGCCCAGGGGTGTGCTCACCGCCGGCACCACCGAGCCGAACGCGATGGTGCAGGTGGTCGGCGACTGCCCGGAGCCCATGCTGCCCGCCACCGCCGTGGAGCTGGTCGACGGGCTCGCCGCCGAGAGCCTCTCCGGCGTCGGATGGCTCGGCAGCGCGCCCGACAGCGCCGTGCACGACAAGAAGTACGTGCACGCCGACGTCGTCGTGGTCGGCGCCGGGCCTGCGGGCATCGCCGCCGCGCTCGCGGCGGGCCGAAGCGGCGCGCGGGTGGTGCTGGTGGAGCAGGACCGCGCGTTGGGCGGGGCGTTGCTCGACGGCGGCGAACGCGTCGACGGCAGGCCCGCGTCGGAGTGGATCAACCGCGCGGTGCGGGAGTTCGTGGAGATGCCCGAGGTCCGGGTGCTCACCCGGGCCACGGCCGTCGGCCTCCACGACCAGAACTACCTGCTGGTTGCCGAACGCCGCGAACGCGACTCGGTCCGCGCCCGGCTGTGGCACATCCGCGCGGGGCGCGTGGTGCTCGCGACCGGCGCGCACGAACGCCCGATGGTCTTCGCCGACAACGACCGGCCGGGCATCATGCTGGCCTCGGCGGTCCGCACCTACCTCAACCGCTTCGCGGTGCTGCCCGGCACCGAGGCGGTGGTGTGCACGACCTCCGACAGCGCGTACCTGACGGCGCTGGACCTCGTCGCGGCCGGGGCGCGGGTTCACGCGCTGGTCGACACCCGGCCGAGCCCGCCGCCGCGGCTGGCCGCGCGGGTGCGGGAGGCCGGTGTCGACGTCCACCCGGGCTCGGCCGTCGTGGGCACGACCGGCGACCGGCGACTGGCCTCCGCCAGGGTCGCGGGCATCGACGAGTCCGGCGCGATCACCGGCGGCGTCCGGGAGATCGCCTGCGACCTGCTCGCGGTGTGCGGCGGCTGGAGTCCGGCGGTGCACCTGCACGGCCAGGCGGGCGGCAAGCTGCGCTGGGACCGGATCGTCGCGGGATTCGTGCCTGACGGCGGAGTCGCGGGGTCCAAGGTGATCGGTGCGGCCAGGGGCACCTACGACCTCGCGGGCTGCCTGGCGCAGGGCTTCGCCGCCGGGGCCGAGGCGGCCACCGCGGGCGGCTTCCGCGTCGCGGCCCCTCCGGTGCCACCGGTCGACGGCGACCGGCCCGCCACGGCGCCACGTCCATTGTGGATCGTGCCCGGCGAGACCGGCGACCCGTCGAGCTGGCGGAACCACTTCGTCGACCTGCAACGGGATTCCACGGTCGCCGACGTGTGGCGCTCGGTCGGCGCGGGCATGCGCTCGGTCGAGCACGTCAAGCGCTACACCACGATCGGCACCGGCAGCGACCAGGGCGCGACGTCGTCGGTCAACGCCATCGGGGTCCTGGCCGAAGCGCTGAGTTCGGGATCGCCCGGCGCGGTCGGCACGACGACCTTCCGCCCGCCGGCGAACCCGGTCTCGTTCGCGGTGCTGGCCGGCCGCGACCGCGGCGCGCTGCACGACCCGGTGCGCACCACGCCGATGCACTCCTGGCACGTGCGGGCCGGCGCGGTGTTCGAGGACGTCGGCCAGTGGAAGCGCGCCCGCTACTACCCGCTCGACGGCGAGGACATGGACACCGCCGTCGAACGGGAGTGCCGCGCCGCGCGCGGGGGAGTGGCGATGATGGACGCCACCACGCTCGGCAAGATCGAGATCGCCGGGCCGGACGCCGCGACCTTCCTCAACCGCGTCTACACCAACGCCTTCGCCAAGCTCCCGGTCGGCAAGGCCCGCTACGGGATGATGTGCGGGGCCGACGGCATGGTCCTCGACGACGGCGTCTCGCTGCGGCTGGCCGAGGACCGCTACCTGATGACCACCACGACCGGCAACGCGGCGAAGGTCATGGACTGGCTCGAGGAGTGGTTGCAGACCGAGTGGCCGCACCTGGCGGTGCACTGCACGTCGGTCACCGAGCAGTGGGCCACGATCGCCGTCGCCGGCCCCGACTCGCGCACCGTGGTCGGGCGGATGGCGCCCGCGCTGGACGTGTCGGCGGAGGCGTTCGGGTTCATGGAGTTCCGGGAGACCGTGCTGCACAACGGGATCCCGGCCCGCATCTGCCGCATCTCGTTCTCCGGCGAGCTGGCCTACGAGATCAACGTCGCGTCCTGGTACGGGCTCGCGGTGTGGGAGGCGGTGGCCGAGGCGGGCGCCGACCTCGACATCACGCCGTACGGCACCGAGACCATGCACGTGCTGCGGGCGGAGAAGGGGTTCGTGATCGTCGGCCAGGACACCGACGGCACGGTGACCCCGCACGACCTCGGCATGGACTGGGTGGTGTCCAAGCGCAAGGACTTCGTCGGGCGCCGCTCCTTCGCCCGCCCCGACACCGCGCGGGAGGACCGCAAGCAGCTCGTCGGACTGCTCCCGGTCGACCCGGCCGAACGCCTCCCGGAGGGCGCGCAGCTCGTCGCCCCCGGCGCGCCCGCCGAACCGCCGGTGCCGATGCTCGGGCACGTGACCTCCAGCTACCGCAGCGCCGCGCTCGGCCGGACCTTCGCGCTGGCGCTGGTCGCCGACGGCCGCCGCCGCATCGGCGAGGTGCTGCACGCCCCGGTCGGCGACCGCACCATCGCAGCCGTTGTGACCCGGCCGGTGTTCTACGACGAGGGAGGAGCACGCCGTGACGGTCGTCAGCCGAGTTGA
- a CDS encoding MerR family transcriptional regulator: MLNIGDFAKHGRVSVRMLRHYDAIGLLRPAHVDAASGYRRYEAAQLCRLNRIIALKDLGFTLQQVGDLLDADVSAEQMRGMLRLRLSELEAAVAADTARLRQVEARLRTIESEGRMPTEDVVVKSIPAVRVAELTAIAGSFGPEDIGPVIRPLYGELCRRMAAAGVSGSGPNIAYYEESPEGDDEVVVHAGVTVAVEPHAGRGFDVVDLPAVERAATIVHRGDMDEVMPTVQQLAHWIDANGFRAVGLGREHYLSCEGGPDQWVTEIQQPITKA, from the coding sequence ATGTTGAACATCGGAGATTTCGCCAAGCACGGCAGGGTTTCGGTGCGGATGCTGCGGCACTACGACGCGATCGGACTGCTGCGGCCCGCGCACGTGGACGCGGCCAGCGGCTATCGGCGGTACGAGGCGGCGCAGCTGTGCCGGCTCAACCGGATCATCGCGCTGAAGGACCTCGGCTTCACGCTCCAGCAGGTGGGAGACCTCCTCGACGCCGACGTGAGCGCCGAGCAGATGCGCGGGATGCTGCGGTTGCGCCTCAGCGAGCTGGAGGCCGCCGTCGCCGCCGACACCGCCCGGCTGCGCCAGGTCGAGGCGAGGCTCCGGACGATCGAGAGCGAGGGGCGCATGCCCACCGAAGACGTCGTGGTCAAGAGCATCCCAGCGGTTCGGGTGGCGGAGCTGACCGCCATCGCGGGCAGTTTCGGGCCCGAGGACATCGGGCCGGTCATCCGTCCGCTCTACGGCGAGCTGTGCCGGCGGATGGCCGCGGCCGGGGTGTCCGGCTCCGGCCCGAACATCGCCTACTACGAGGAGTCGCCCGAAGGCGACGACGAGGTCGTCGTGCACGCGGGGGTCACGGTGGCGGTGGAGCCGCATGCGGGCCGCGGCTTCGACGTCGTGGACCTGCCCGCGGTCGAGCGGGCGGCCACCATCGTCCACCGCGGCGACATGGACGAGGTCATGCCGACCGTGCAGCAGCTCGCGCACTGGATCGACGCCAACGGCTTCCGCGCGGTCGGTCTCGGCCGCGAGCACTACCTGTCCTGCGAGGGCGGACCCGACCAGTGGGTGACCGAGATCCAGCAGCCGATCACCAAGGCGTGA
- a CDS encoding sarcosine oxidase subunit delta, with the protein MLSIQCPWCGPRDEAEFRYGGQAHVTHPDDPDALDDAAWGEYLFFRDNPRGPFAERWCHSAGCRRWFDVVRDTATNEMRPETPAARKPVIP; encoded by the coding sequence ATGCTTTCCATCCAGTGCCCGTGGTGCGGGCCGCGGGACGAGGCGGAGTTCCGCTACGGCGGTCAGGCGCACGTGACGCACCCCGACGACCCGGACGCCCTCGACGACGCCGCATGGGGCGAGTACCTGTTCTTCCGCGACAACCCGCGCGGGCCGTTCGCCGAGCGCTGGTGCCACTCGGCGGGCTGCCGCCGCTGGTTCGACGTCGTCCGCGACACCGCGACCAACGAGATGCGCCCCGAGACACCCGCGGCGCGCAAGCCGGTGATCCCATGA
- a CDS encoding NAD(P)/FAD-dependent oxidoreductase, which produces MRTVVVVGAALAGWRAAQELREQGFTGRLVLVGAEERRPYDRQPLSKEFLTGNLDSGELALDGADEEAALDAEWRLGVPAIGLDSRSAEVVLADGSRIHTDGVVLATGAERATLPGAPAHRLHTLDDAHALKADIRAGARVVVVGGGLVGSEVAASCRSLGAQVTVVDAQHLPMARTFGIEIAPLCAALHEDHGVRLRFGTPATRVLGEDRVTGVELADGRVIPAEAVVTDVGSKPAAEWLRGSGVRLRDGVLTDSGCVTRVPNVVAVGDVARYQPVHRNHTVRGSHWSTAANQPPVAVRNLLAGRTVEHYTGIPHLWSRQHGSTFQFAGYAGPKDRIDVVDGSPGARRFVATYQRGGRMVAVFAMNSPRQFAVHRRRLAATLTPALAKG; this is translated from the coding sequence GTGAGAACCGTTGTCGTCGTCGGCGCCGCCCTGGCGGGCTGGCGGGCGGCGCAGGAGCTGCGGGAGCAGGGCTTCACGGGACGGCTGGTGCTGGTGGGGGCCGAGGAGCGCCGGCCGTACGACCGGCAGCCGCTGTCCAAGGAGTTCCTGACAGGCAACCTGGACTCCGGCGAGCTGGCGCTGGACGGCGCGGACGAGGAAGCCGCGCTCGACGCCGAGTGGAGGCTCGGTGTCCCAGCCATCGGACTGGACAGCCGGTCCGCTGAAGTCGTCCTCGCCGACGGGTCACGAATTCACACCGATGGAGTAGTGCTGGCGACCGGCGCGGAGCGGGCGACGCTGCCCGGGGCGCCGGCGCACCGCCTGCACACCCTCGACGACGCGCACGCGCTGAAAGCCGACATCCGCGCCGGCGCGCGGGTGGTGGTCGTCGGCGGCGGGCTGGTCGGCTCGGAGGTCGCGGCCAGTTGCCGGTCGCTCGGGGCGCAGGTGACGGTGGTCGACGCCCAGCACCTGCCGATGGCCCGCACCTTCGGCATCGAGATCGCACCGCTGTGCGCGGCGCTGCACGAGGACCACGGCGTGCGGCTGCGGTTCGGGACGCCGGCGACGCGGGTGCTCGGCGAGGACCGGGTCACCGGCGTCGAGCTGGCCGACGGCCGGGTGATCCCGGCGGAGGCGGTGGTCACCGACGTCGGCAGCAAGCCGGCGGCGGAGTGGCTCCGCGGCTCCGGGGTCAGGCTGCGGGACGGCGTGCTCACCGACTCCGGGTGCGTGACCAGGGTGCCGAACGTGGTCGCCGTCGGCGACGTCGCGCGCTACCAGCCGGTGCACCGCAACCACACCGTCCGCGGCAGCCACTGGTCGACGGCGGCGAACCAGCCGCCGGTGGCGGTGCGCAACCTGCTGGCGGGGCGGACGGTCGAGCACTACACCGGCATCCCGCACCTGTGGTCGCGGCAGCACGGCTCGACGTTCCAGTTCGCCGGGTACGCCGGTCCGAAGGACCGCATCGACGTCGTCGACGGCTCGCCCGGCGCGCGCCGGTTCGTCGCCACCTACCAGCGGGGCGGCCGGATGGTGGCGGTGTTCGCGATGAACAGCCCGCGCCAGTTCGCCGTCCACCGCCGCCGCCTCGCCGCGACCCTCACCCCCGCCCTGGCGAAGGGATAG
- a CDS encoding Na+/H+ antiporter: protein MHDLPELMALLAGALAVTALARRLGFSAPLALVVVGLAMSYLPGLPDYQLDPEIVLVLIIAPLLYSAALRSSSIGIKANLRPIGLLAFGLVLFSTLAAGLVAWRLVPGMSLGVALVLGAVVAPPDAVAAIAIGRRLGLPRRIMTVLGGESLVNDATALTAYRVAIAAVIGSGLSLLGGVGMFLLAAAGGLVVGYVVGWLVHQVRARLDDGNLESAVGLLVPFATYLLAEEIHASGVLAVVVAGLYLGHRAPASDAATRLQDRAVWDAADTLLEAMVFALIGLQLRTVVEGVSADLLPLTAAGLAVTAAVVAARALWVFSTLYAPSWLSGKRDAPPWRHAVVVSWSGMRGVVSLAAASAVPVATLSGAPFPDRAEVMFLAFFVTLATLLLHGSTLPWLIRLLGVRGQESYTDALAEAEAQHNAARAARDRLDDLTRESEPPGMVADRLRQAAQHRSNQAWERLGRSSDEVGESPSEAYRRLRGEMLAAERDVFVRFRDEHRIDDEVLRRVLHELDLEELMLRRE, encoded by the coding sequence ATGCACGACCTGCCGGAGCTGATGGCCCTGCTCGCGGGCGCCCTGGCGGTGACGGCGCTGGCCAGGCGGTTGGGGTTCTCCGCGCCGCTGGCCCTGGTCGTGGTGGGCCTGGCGATGTCGTACCTGCCGGGGCTGCCCGACTACCAGCTCGACCCGGAGATCGTGCTGGTGCTGATCATCGCGCCGCTGCTGTACTCGGCGGCGCTGCGCAGCTCGTCGATCGGCATCAAGGCCAACCTGCGCCCCATCGGGCTGCTGGCGTTCGGGCTCGTGCTGTTCAGCACCCTGGCCGCCGGGCTCGTCGCCTGGCGGCTGGTGCCGGGCATGTCGCTGGGCGTGGCGCTGGTGCTCGGCGCGGTCGTCGCCCCGCCCGACGCGGTGGCCGCGATCGCGATCGGCCGCAGGCTGGGACTGCCGCGCCGGATCATGACGGTGCTCGGCGGCGAGAGCCTGGTCAACGACGCGACCGCGCTGACCGCCTACCGGGTGGCCATCGCCGCGGTGATCGGGTCCGGGCTGTCGCTGCTGGGCGGCGTCGGGATGTTCCTGCTGGCCGCCGCGGGCGGGCTCGTCGTCGGCTACGTCGTGGGGTGGCTCGTGCACCAGGTCCGCGCCCGCCTCGACGACGGCAACCTGGAAAGCGCCGTCGGGCTGCTGGTCCCGTTCGCCACCTACCTGCTGGCCGAGGAGATCCACGCCTCGGGCGTCTTGGCCGTGGTGGTGGCCGGGCTCTACCTCGGGCACCGCGCCCCCGCGTCCGACGCGGCGACCCGCCTGCAGGACCGGGCGGTGTGGGACGCCGCCGACACCCTGCTCGAAGCGATGGTCTTCGCCCTCATCGGGCTCCAGCTGCGCACCGTCGTCGAGGGCGTCTCCGCCGACCTGCTGCCGCTGACCGCCGCCGGGCTCGCGGTGACGGCCGCGGTCGTCGCGGCCCGCGCTCTGTGGGTGTTCAGCACCTTGTACGCGCCGTCGTGGTTGTCGGGGAAGCGGGACGCGCCGCCGTGGCGGCACGCCGTCGTCGTGTCGTGGTCGGGCATGCGCGGTGTCGTGTCGCTGGCCGCCGCGTCGGCCGTACCGGTCGCGACGCTGTCCGGTGCGCCCTTCCCGGACCGCGCCGAGGTGATGTTCCTGGCCTTCTTCGTCACCCTCGCCACGCTGCTCCTGCACGGGTCGACGCTGCCGTGGCTCATCCGGCTGCTGGGCGTGCGGGGCCAGGAGAGCTACACCGACGCGCTCGCCGAAGCCGAGGCGCAGCACAACGCCGCCCGCGCGGCACGGGACCGGCTCGACGACCTGACGCGGGAGTCCGAGCCGCCGGGCATGGTCGCCGACCGGCTCCGGCAGGCCGCCCAGCACCGCAGCAACCAGGCGTGGGAACGGCTCGGGCGGTCGTCCGACGAGGTCGGCGAGAGCCCCAGCGAGGCGTACCGGAGGCTGCGGGGCGAGATGCTGGCCGCCGAGCGGGACGTGTTCGTGCGCTTCCGCGACGAGCACCGCATCGACGACGAGGTCCTGCGGCGGGTGCTGCACGAGCTGGACCTGGAGGAGCTGATGCTCCGGCGGGAGTGA
- a CDS encoding sarcosine oxidase subunit beta family protein, whose translation MATTRPHPAEPPARLWRNPEPKRAYDVVIVGSGGHGLATAYYLARNHGITDVAVLERGWLAGGNMARNTTIIRSNYLLDQSAALYEHALRLWEGLEAELDYDFLLSQRGVLNLAHTEQEVRDSRRRVFANALNGIDAQWVTPGEIAELCPILDVSRDVRYPVLGATWQPRAGIAKHDHVAWAFARRADQLGVDLVQNCEVTGFTTDGDRVTGVETSRGTIAAGRVGLAAAGRTSLLTDTLGLRLPLQSHPLQALVSELLEPVHPCVVMSNHVHVYCSQAHKGELVLGAGIDSYNGYRQRGSVHVIEHQMAAALELFPVFARAHVVRTWAGTVDVTPDASPIIGPAPVENLFLNCGWGTGGFKATPGAGWVFAHTIATGAPHPINEPYGLERFATGALIDEHGAAAVAH comes from the coding sequence ATGGCCACGACCCGACCGCACCCGGCCGAGCCGCCGGCCCGGCTGTGGCGCAACCCGGAACCCAAGCGGGCCTACGACGTGGTGATCGTCGGCTCCGGCGGGCACGGCCTGGCCACCGCCTACTACCTCGCCCGCAACCACGGCATCACCGACGTCGCGGTGCTGGAGCGGGGCTGGCTGGCGGGCGGGAACATGGCCCGCAACACCACGATCATCAGGTCCAACTACCTGCTCGACCAGAGCGCCGCGCTCTACGAGCACGCGCTGCGCCTCTGGGAAGGACTGGAAGCCGAGCTGGACTACGACTTCCTGCTCAGCCAGCGCGGCGTGCTCAACCTCGCCCACACCGAGCAGGAGGTCCGCGACTCGCGGCGCCGGGTCTTCGCCAACGCGCTCAACGGGATCGACGCGCAGTGGGTGACCCCGGGGGAGATCGCGGAGCTGTGCCCGATCCTCGACGTCTCGCGGGACGTGCGCTACCCCGTGCTCGGCGCGACCTGGCAGCCCCGCGCCGGAATCGCCAAGCACGACCACGTCGCGTGGGCCTTCGCCCGCCGGGCCGACCAGCTCGGCGTGGACCTGGTCCAGAACTGCGAGGTCACCGGGTTCACCACCGACGGCGACCGGGTCACCGGCGTGGAGACCTCGCGCGGCACCATCGCCGCCGGCCGGGTCGGCCTCGCCGCGGCCGGGCGCACCAGCCTGCTGACCGACACCCTCGGGCTGCGGCTGCCGCTGCAGAGCCACCCGTTGCAGGCGCTGGTCTCCGAGCTGCTGGAACCGGTGCACCCGTGCGTGGTGATGTCCAACCACGTGCACGTGTACTGCAGCCAGGCGCACAAGGGCGAGCTGGTGCTGGGTGCGGGCATCGACAGCTACAACGGCTACCGCCAGCGCGGTTCGGTGCACGTGATCGAGCACCAGATGGCCGCGGCGCTGGAGCTGTTCCCGGTTTTCGCGCGGGCGCACGTGGTCCGCACCTGGGCGGGCACGGTCGACGTGACGCCGGACGCCTCGCCGATCATCGGCCCGGCGCCGGTGGAGAACCTGTTCCTCAACTGCGGCTGGGGGACCGGAGGGTTCAAGGCCACGCCCGGTGCGGGCTGGGTGTTCGCGCACACGATCGCCACCGGCGCACCGCACCCGATCAACGAGCCCTACGGGCTGGAGCGCTTCGCCACCGGCGCGCTCATCGACGAGCACGGCGCGGCCGCCGTGGCGCACTGA
- a CDS encoding IclR family transcriptional regulator, with protein MSNADAAHGRSSGALVQSVDRAVTVLELLARNGEAGITEIAGELGVHKSTASRLVSVLEARGLVEQLGERGKYAIGFGIVRLAGAATERMDLPRLGRPFCDSLAAELGETVNIAIRDNDVAINISQARGTASVTAHNWVGQRTPLHATSSGKVLLAHAPPEDQDDLLGEPLERYTTRTVTDAAELRKDFEAIVRDGYATSYEELELGLNAAAVAVYSYDGAVIAALSASGPSYRFSRRRMREVVGAMRVAAKELSSQLGYLDV; from the coding sequence GTGAGTAACGCAGACGCCGCCCACGGGAGGAGTTCCGGTGCCCTGGTGCAGTCCGTCGACAGGGCTGTGACCGTCCTGGAGCTGCTTGCGCGCAACGGGGAAGCCGGCATCACCGAGATCGCCGGTGAGCTCGGCGTGCACAAGTCGACCGCGTCGCGGCTGGTCAGCGTGCTGGAGGCGCGCGGGCTGGTCGAACAGCTCGGCGAACGCGGCAAGTACGCGATCGGCTTCGGGATCGTCCGGCTGGCGGGCGCCGCCACCGAGCGGATGGACCTGCCCCGCCTCGGGCGTCCGTTCTGCGACTCCCTCGCCGCCGAGCTCGGCGAGACGGTCAACATCGCGATCCGGGACAACGACGTCGCGATCAACATCAGCCAGGCCAGGGGCACCGCCTCGGTCACCGCGCACAACTGGGTCGGGCAGCGCACGCCGCTGCACGCGACGTCCAGCGGCAAGGTCCTGCTGGCCCACGCCCCGCCGGAGGACCAGGACGACCTGCTCGGCGAGCCGCTGGAGCGCTACACCACCCGGACCGTCACCGACGCCGCCGAGCTGCGCAAGGACTTCGAGGCGATAGTGCGCGACGGCTACGCGACCAGCTACGAGGAGCTGGAGCTGGGTCTCAACGCCGCGGCCGTCGCCGTCTACAGCTACGACGGCGCGGTGATCGCCGCGCTCAGTGCGTCGGGGCCGTCCTACCGCTTCTCGCGCCGCCGCATGCGGGAGGTCGTCGGCGCGATGCGCGTCGCGGCCAAGGAACTCTCCTCGCAGCTCGGCTACCTCGACGTCTGA